One window of the Bradyrhizobium sp. NP1 genome contains the following:
- a CDS encoding L,D-transpeptidase → MRFLLVAIAGATLFATAAQANVSILVDKNSQTMTVSVDGVERYHWPVSTGIPSYETPNGAFRTFRMEEDHYSKEFDDAPMPHSIFFTKIGHAIHGTESEGRLGTPASHGCVRLSRANATTLYALVKAQGVLNTTVTLTGSSQIALARNPRRATAAVARRDMAPQYDQQQYPSDQQYGSAGEPVLLTPQPQLLPGRRVVPQQAQDDGYIYPADGSSNAQIYPAPRRRTYNNAQAYPQQQYQYDNNHGYAQQPQGGYYQQRQYYQPRGLFD, encoded by the coding sequence ATGCGTTTCCTTCTTGTTGCCATTGCCGGCGCGACGCTGTTTGCGACCGCCGCCCAGGCCAACGTCTCCATCCTCGTCGACAAGAATTCGCAGACCATGACGGTCTCGGTCGACGGCGTCGAGCGCTACCACTGGCCGGTCTCGACCGGCATCCCCTCCTACGAGACGCCGAACGGCGCGTTCCGGACCTTCCGCATGGAGGAGGACCACTACTCCAAGGAATTCGACGACGCGCCGATGCCGCACTCGATCTTCTTCACCAAGATCGGCCATGCGATCCACGGCACCGAATCGGAAGGCCGGCTCGGCACGCCCGCGTCCCACGGCTGCGTGCGCCTGTCGCGCGCCAATGCCACCACGCTCTACGCGCTGGTGAAGGCGCAGGGCGTGCTCAACACCACCGTGACGCTGACCGGCTCGTCGCAGATCGCGCTTGCGCGCAACCCGCGCCGCGCCACCGCCGCAGTCGCGCGCCGCGACATGGCTCCGCAATATGATCAGCAGCAGTACCCGTCCGACCAGCAATATGGCAGCGCCGGCGAGCCGGTGCTGCTGACGCCGCAGCCGCAGCTCTTGCCGGGACGCCGCGTCGTTCCGCAGCAGGCGCAAGACGACGGCTACATCTATCCCGCCGACGGCAGCTCGAACGCGCAGATCTACCCGGCGCCGCGCCGCCGGACCTACAACAACGCGCAGGCCTATCCGCAGCAGCAGTACCAGTACGACAACAACCATGGCTATGCGCAGCAGCCGCAAGGAGGCTACTACCAGCAGCGGCAGTACTACCAGCCGCGCGGCCTGTTCGACTGA
- a CDS encoding alpha/beta fold hydrolase encodes MKRGFTVLAVCALITLGYFTASKWAIRHRTLTFEDVLRADRPVTIDVAVRRDREMESIAEMIELPVAILSHGNTVKNTEYSFLTNLFASRGYLVVSIQHDLASDDPMVTRTGEEYVGRRMQYNRGISNIMFAVDELKKVYPNADYKHLTLIGHSNGGDISMYFAKLHPDLVKKVVTLDNLRVPFLTDGKVKILSFRSRDPVFKADPGVVPDDEICEKAGIKVVRTEFQHNELSDRGSDRVKTAIQAQVHKFLDDEEGPSPIPLLSAADPTQFGVTTAAEAKN; translated from the coding sequence ATGAAACGTGGCTTTACCGTGCTGGCGGTTTGCGCGCTGATCACCCTTGGCTATTTCACCGCGAGCAAATGGGCGATCCGTCACCGGACGCTCACCTTCGAAGACGTCCTGCGCGCCGACCGCCCCGTGACGATCGACGTCGCCGTCCGCCGCGACCGCGAGATGGAATCGATCGCCGAGATGATCGAGCTGCCGGTCGCGATCCTGAGTCATGGCAACACCGTCAAGAACACCGAATACTCGTTCCTCACCAATCTGTTCGCCTCGCGCGGCTATCTCGTGGTCAGCATCCAGCACGACCTCGCCAGCGACGATCCGATGGTCACCAGGACGGGCGAGGAATATGTCGGCCGCCGCATGCAGTACAACCGCGGCATCTCCAACATCATGTTCGCAGTCGACGAGCTGAAGAAGGTCTATCCGAACGCGGACTACAAGCATCTCACCCTGATCGGGCATTCCAACGGCGGCGACATCTCGATGTATTTCGCCAAGCTGCATCCCGATCTCGTCAAGAAGGTCGTCACCCTCGACAATCTGCGCGTGCCGTTCCTGACCGACGGCAAGGTCAAGATCCTCTCCTTCCGCTCCAGGGACCCGGTGTTCAAGGCCGATCCCGGCGTCGTGCCCGACGACGAGATCTGCGAGAAGGCCGGCATCAAGGTGGTGCGCACCGAATTCCAGCACAATGAGCTGAGCGACCGCGGCTCGGATCGCGTCAAGACGGCGATCCAGGCCCAGGTCCACAAGTTCCTCGACGACGAGGAAGGCCCCTCGCCGATCCCGCTGCTCTCCGCGGCCGATCCGACCCAGTTTGGCGTGACGACGGCGGCGGAAGCCAAGAACTGA
- a CDS encoding fused MFS/spermidine synthase, translating to MPPSDVSKDQPSASRNRLVLTVYTAAIFVSALLLFSVQPLFTKMVLPRLGGSPAVWSVAMVFFQSLLLAGYAYAHLLMQIRNRTIPVAVHLVLLVLAFLTLPLSIANSFGEPPTHAYAFWLLGLFVVSIGLPFFALAANNPLLQAWFVRTGHPAGPDPYFLYASSNIGSFLALLSYPVLLEPVFTLRTQNLIWTSGYALLIALIAACGALLLRSPALAHADAQTEATDAPPPSWSQRARWIFLAAVPSGLLIAVTAHISTDVAAAPLLWVLPLSLYLLTWVLVFQSRPLLPHRWMLMIQPLAIAGVVVLLAVGGEQNLLLTLGGHQLCFFLIAMACHGELARTRPAAKYLTGFYVALSFGGMVGGLFAGLIAPNAFSWVAEYPILVALAALCRPSTGAERLPRWSAWYWPVLALLAAVLIGLSYSSGSATSWLEGHRVWMAGGVGVLAALLALAFNANRWKIFATVAVALVLIRVYPADEGRVVTVRSFFGVHKIVVTPNGQYHVLMHGTTIHGAEKFLNNDGTPVTGRPEPITYYHRDGGIGQAITAMRERKGAPLRVAVIGVGSGTLACAAEPGEIWKFFEIDQTMVDAARDPKYFNYIQRCAPDMKPVIGDARLTFAREPDGIYDLIIVDAYSSDAIPIHLATAEAMKIYKDKLAPQGAVVMHVSNRHLELESVVVGIADANDLKSWVYSEDSGRDDEYIFATSVVVSAREDEDVGKLASSEQWTETPPTEDQRVWTDDYSNILGAVWRRLRYGEQ from the coding sequence ATGCCGCCTTCCGACGTCTCCAAGGACCAGCCATCCGCTTCGCGCAACCGGCTGGTGCTCACGGTCTACACGGCGGCGATCTTCGTCAGCGCGCTGCTCTTGTTCTCGGTGCAGCCGCTGTTCACCAAGATGGTGCTGCCGCGGCTCGGCGGCTCGCCCGCGGTGTGGTCGGTGGCGATGGTGTTCTTCCAGTCGCTCTTGCTGGCCGGCTACGCCTACGCGCATCTGCTGATGCAGATCAGGAACCGGACCATCCCGGTCGCGGTGCATCTGGTGCTGCTGGTGCTGGCTTTCCTCACTTTGCCGCTGTCGATCGCCAATTCCTTCGGCGAGCCGCCGACGCACGCCTATGCGTTCTGGCTGCTCGGCCTGTTCGTGGTCTCGATCGGCCTGCCGTTCTTTGCGCTTGCCGCCAACAACCCGCTGTTGCAGGCCTGGTTCGTTCGAACAGGTCATCCCGCGGGACCCGATCCTTACTTTCTCTACGCGTCCTCCAACATCGGCAGCTTCCTGGCGCTGTTGTCCTATCCGGTGCTGCTGGAGCCGGTATTCACGCTGCGCACGCAGAACCTGATCTGGACCTCCGGTTATGCGCTGCTGATCGCGCTGATCGCAGCCTGCGGCGCGCTCCTGCTGCGCTCGCCCGCGCTGGCGCATGCCGACGCACAGACCGAAGCGACCGACGCGCCGCCGCCTTCGTGGAGCCAGCGCGCGCGCTGGATCTTCCTTGCCGCGGTGCCGTCAGGTCTCCTGATCGCAGTGACCGCGCATATCTCGACCGACGTCGCGGCGGCGCCGCTGCTCTGGGTGCTGCCGCTGTCGCTGTATCTGCTGACCTGGGTGCTGGTGTTCCAGTCGCGGCCGCTATTGCCGCATCGCTGGATGCTGATGATCCAGCCGCTCGCGATCGCGGGCGTGGTGGTGCTGCTCGCGGTCGGTGGCGAGCAGAACCTGCTGCTCACCCTCGGCGGCCATCAGCTCTGCTTCTTCCTGATCGCGATGGCCTGCCACGGCGAACTGGCGCGGACGCGGCCGGCGGCAAAATACCTCACCGGCTTTTATGTCGCGCTGTCGTTCGGCGGCATGGTCGGCGGCCTGTTCGCCGGGCTCATTGCTCCCAATGCTTTTTCGTGGGTCGCGGAATATCCGATCCTGGTGGCGCTGGCGGCGCTGTGCCGGCCGTCGACCGGCGCCGAGCGGCTGCCGCGCTGGAGCGCCTGGTACTGGCCGGTGCTGGCGCTGCTGGCCGCTGTGCTGATCGGATTGTCCTATTCCAGCGGCAGTGCCACGTCCTGGCTCGAAGGCCATCGCGTCTGGATGGCCGGCGGGGTCGGCGTGCTTGCGGCGCTGCTTGCGCTCGCATTCAACGCCAACCGCTGGAAGATCTTCGCGACCGTCGCGGTGGCGCTGGTCCTGATCCGCGTCTATCCGGCGGACGAGGGTCGCGTCGTCACCGTGCGCAGCTTCTTCGGCGTGCACAAGATCGTGGTGACGCCGAACGGGCAGTATCACGTGCTGATGCACGGCACCACGATCCACGGCGCGGAAAAATTCCTCAACAATGACGGCACGCCGGTCACCGGCCGGCCCGAGCCGATCACCTATTATCACCGCGACGGCGGCATCGGGCAGGCGATCACGGCGATGCGGGAGCGCAAGGGCGCGCCGCTCAGGGTCGCGGTGATCGGCGTCGGTTCGGGCACGCTGGCCTGCGCGGCGGAGCCAGGCGAGATCTGGAAGTTCTTCGAGATCGACCAGACCATGGTCGACGCCGCGCGCGACCCGAAATATTTCAACTACATCCAGCGCTGCGCGCCGGACATGAAGCCCGTGATCGGCGACGCGCGGCTGACCTTCGCCAGGGAGCCCGACGGCATCTACGATCTGATCATCGTCGATGCCTATTCCTCGGACGCGATCCCGATCCATCTCGCCACCGCGGAGGCGATGAAGATCTACAAGGACAAGCTGGCCCCGCAGGGCGCCGTCGTGATGCACGTCTCCAACCGCCACCTCGAGCTCGAGAGCGTCGTGGTCGGCATTGCCGATGCCAACGATCTGAAGAGCTGGGTGTACAGCGAGGATTCCGGACGCGACGACGAGTATATCTTCGCGACTTCGGTCGTGGTCTCCGCCCGCGAGGACGAGGACGTCGGCAAGCTCGCCTCCTCGGAGCAATGGACCGAGACGCCGCCGACCGAGGACCAGCGGGTCTGGACCGACGACTATTCCAACATCCTGGGCGCGGTCTGGCGGCGGCTGCGCTACGGCGAGCAGTGA
- a CDS encoding NAD(P)/FAD-dependent oxidoreductase translates to MNETDVVIIGAGHNGLTCAAYLGMAGLRVTVVERRKVVGGAAVTEEFHPGFRNSVAAYTVSLLNPRVIADLRLHEHGLKIVERRAQNFLPASDGSYLLTGEGRTAASVALLSEHDADHIAAFSRELEAIADVLRQFVLRAPPNLVEGFGPNAIRETLNALGTANILRELTLAQQRNLLDLFTRSAGEMLDERFEHDLVKAVFGFDAIVGNYASPYAAGSAYVMLHHAFGEVNGKKGVWGHAVGGMGAITQAMARAARSHGVAIETGAGVREVIVERGRAAGVVLDNGTSIRARYVASSVNPKLLYTRLIPGDALPADFLARIRHWRNGSGTFRMNVALSRLPSFTALPGAGDHLTAGIIIAPSLAYMDRAFHDARQAGWSREPIVELLIPSTLDDTLAPEGSHVASLFCQHVAPELPDGKSWDDHREEVADLMIATVDRHAPGFAESVIGRQVLSPLDLEREFGLLGGDIFHGALTLNQLFSARPMLGHADYRGPVRGLYHCGSGAHPGGGVTGAPGHNAARTILRDHRALFRTGG, encoded by the coding sequence ATGAACGAAACCGATGTCGTCATCATCGGCGCCGGCCATAATGGCCTCACCTGCGCCGCCTATCTCGGCATGGCCGGCCTCAGGGTGACCGTGGTCGAGCGCCGCAAGGTCGTCGGTGGCGCCGCGGTGACGGAGGAATTCCATCCCGGTTTCCGCAACTCGGTCGCGGCCTATACCGTCAGCCTGCTCAACCCCAGGGTCATCGCCGACCTGCGCCTGCACGAGCATGGGCTGAAAATCGTCGAGCGCCGCGCGCAGAACTTCCTCCCTGCCTCCGACGGCAGCTATCTCCTTACCGGCGAGGGCCGCACTGCGGCTTCGGTGGCGCTGCTCAGCGAGCACGACGCCGACCACATCGCGGCGTTCTCGCGCGAGCTTGAGGCGATCGCCGACGTGCTGCGGCAATTCGTGCTGCGCGCGCCGCCCAATTTGGTCGAAGGTTTTGGCCCAAACGCGATCCGCGAGACGCTGAATGCGCTTGGCACGGCCAATATCCTGCGCGAGCTGACGCTTGCGCAGCAGCGCAACCTGCTCGATTTGTTCACGCGCTCGGCCGGCGAGATGCTCGACGAGCGCTTTGAGCATGATCTCGTCAAGGCCGTGTTCGGCTTCGACGCGATCGTCGGCAACTATGCGAGCCCCTACGCCGCGGGCTCGGCCTATGTGATGCTGCACCACGCTTTCGGCGAGGTGAACGGCAAGAAAGGCGTCTGGGGCCATGCGGTCGGCGGCATGGGCGCGATCACGCAAGCGATGGCGCGCGCCGCGCGTTCGCATGGTGTGGCGATCGAGACCGGCGCCGGCGTGCGCGAGGTGATCGTCGAGCGCGGCCGCGCCGCCGGCGTCGTGCTCGACAACGGCACCTCCATCCGCGCGAGATATGTCGCGTCCAGCGTCAACCCGAAACTGCTCTACACCCGCCTGATCCCGGGCGACGCGCTGCCGGCGGATTTCCTGGCCCGCATCAGGCACTGGCGGAACGGCTCAGGCACCTTCCGCATGAATGTCGCGCTGAGCCGCCTGCCCTCGTTCACGGCGCTGCCCGGCGCGGGCGACCACCTCACCGCCGGCATCATCATCGCGCCGAGCCTTGCCTACATGGACCGCGCCTTCCACGACGCGCGGCAAGCCGGCTGGAGCCGCGAGCCCATTGTCGAGCTGCTGATCCCCTCGACGCTGGACGACACGCTCGCGCCCGAAGGCAGCCATGTCGCAAGCCTGTTCTGCCAGCATGTCGCCCCGGAACTGCCGGATGGAAAGTCCTGGGACGATCACCGCGAGGAAGTCGCCGACCTGATGATCGCGACCGTCGACCGCCATGCGCCGGGTTTTGCTGAAAGCGTGATCGGACGGCAGGTGCTCTCGCCGCTGGACCTGGAGCGGGAGTTCGGCCTCCTCGGCGGCGACATCTTCCACGGCGCGCTGACGCTGAACCAGCTGTTCTCGGCGCGGCCGATGCTGGGTCATGCCGACTATCGCGGACCCGTAAGGGGCCTCTATCACTGCGGGTCCGGCGCCCATCCCGGCGGCGGGGTGACCGGCGCGCCCGGCCACAATGCGGCGCGGACCATCCTGCGCGACCACCGGGCCTTGTTCAGGACCGGTGGATAA
- a CDS encoding AAA family ATPase, with translation MFRDDRSADRFVVISGCSGGGKSTLLDELRARGHAVVEEPGRRIVARELAGAGLALPWVDGVAFARQAIELSLADRAAAERSQGLVFFDRGLVDAAAALEHLTGEPVIDRLCHAHRYNRHVFLTPPWPEIYRADAERRHGLADAVAEYDRLVNVYARLGYEISILPRIGIEGRADLILAALHAQ, from the coding sequence ATGTTTCGAGATGATCGTTCCGCCGACAGGTTCGTCGTCATCTCGGGATGCTCGGGCGGCGGCAAATCCACGCTGCTCGATGAGCTGCGGGCGCGTGGCCATGCGGTGGTCGAGGAACCCGGCCGCCGCATCGTGGCGCGAGAACTGGCGGGCGCCGGTCTTGCCCTGCCATGGGTCGATGGCGTGGCGTTCGCCCGGCAGGCCATCGAGCTTTCACTCGCCGATCGGGCGGCAGCCGAACGAAGCCAGGGCCTGGTGTTTTTCGACCGTGGACTGGTCGATGCCGCTGCCGCACTGGAGCATTTGACCGGGGAGCCGGTCATCGACCGGCTCTGCCATGCCCACCGCTACAACAGGCATGTGTTCCTGACGCCGCCGTGGCCGGAAATCTACCGGGCGGACGCAGAGAGGCGGCACGGCTTGGCCGATGCGGTGGCCGAGTACGACCGGCTGGTCAACGTCTACGCCCGCCTCGGGTACGAGATCAGCATCCTGCCCAGGATCGGCATCGAAGGACGCGCCGACCTCATCCTGGCCGCGCTGCATGCCCAATGA
- a CDS encoding Flp family type IVb pilin has protein sequence MKALLARFFKDQSGATAIEYGLIAAGIAIAIITAVQGVGTSLSGNFSTISTSLK, from the coding sequence ATGAAGGCTTTGCTTGCGCGCTTTTTCAAGGATCAGTCGGGTGCCACGGCGATCGAGTATGGGCTGATTGCGGCGGGGATCGCCATCGCGATCATCACCGCGGTACAGGGCGTCGGCACCTCGCTCAGCGGAAATTTCAGCACCATCAGCACCTCGCTGAAATAA
- a CDS encoding 50S ribosomal protein L11 methyltransferase, protein MPAQSTHRVWFAIGDEAAARRAVDVLTEILFEGDAAVGGFEQPDGRWAVAVHFAEAPDQTLVRELVEGAAGAEVAREIRFDTVEARDWVKASLDDLVPVPAGHFVVHGAHDRARVPANKLGIEIEAALAFGTGHHGTTRGCLLLLDHVLKAHRPARVLDLGTGTGVLAIAAAKALRKPLLASDIDAPSVAVARENARLNGAANLVQVIEATGFSAPAFSGHGPFDLVLANILANPLRQLAGPMLRHLAPSAFVILSGLLTPQATAVVAAYRARGLVPVRHLKIEGWSSLLLRRTD, encoded by the coding sequence ATGCCAGCACAGTCCACCCACCGCGTCTGGTTCGCCATCGGGGATGAAGCGGCCGCCAGGCGCGCGGTCGACGTCCTGACCGAGATCCTCTTCGAGGGGGATGCCGCGGTCGGCGGCTTCGAGCAGCCGGACGGGCGCTGGGCCGTCGCCGTGCATTTCGCCGAAGCACCCGACCAGACGCTGGTCCGCGAGCTGGTGGAGGGCGCAGCCGGCGCGGAGGTCGCGCGCGAAATCCGTTTCGACACCGTGGAAGCCAGGGACTGGGTCAAGGCCAGCCTCGACGATCTGGTCCCGGTGCCGGCCGGGCACTTCGTCGTGCATGGGGCGCATGACCGCGCCCGGGTGCCCGCCAACAAGCTCGGCATCGAGATCGAGGCCGCGCTCGCCTTCGGCACCGGCCACCACGGCACCACCCGCGGCTGCCTGCTGCTGCTCGACCACGTGCTCAAGGCACACCGGCCGGCCCGCGTGCTCGATCTCGGCACCGGAACCGGCGTGCTGGCGATCGCCGCCGCCAAGGCGCTACGCAAGCCGCTGCTCGCCAGCGACATCGACGCGCCGTCTGTTGCGGTGGCGCGCGAGAATGCGCGGCTCAACGGGGCGGCAAACCTGGTTCAGGTGATCGAAGCGACCGGCTTCTCGGCGCCGGCGTTTTCAGGTCATGGTCCGTTCGACCTGGTGCTGGCGAATATCCTCGCCAATCCGTTGCGGCAGCTCGCCGGGCCGATGCTGCGGCATCTGGCGCCGTCCGCCTTCGTGATCCTGTCGGGGCTGCTGACGCCGCAGGCGACAGCGGTGGTCGCCGCCTATCGTGCGCGCGGACTGGTCCCGGTACGGCATCTGAAAATCGAGGGGTGGAGCAGCCTGCTGCTGCGACGGACGGATTGA
- a CDS encoding aminopeptidase P family protein — MFEAHFQTFEEPETGIALASRLSAFREELTRRKLSGFVVPRADQQQNEYVAPSEERLAWLTGFTGSAGLAIVLAHEAALFVDGRYTLQAAKQVDTKAWTVESLIDPPPETWLTKHLKAGDRLGFDPWLHTSTAAERLAAACAKAGAELVAVDSNPLDSVWTERPPPPLAPVTIHGAQFSGETEKEKLARIHAEIARLGVDALVLSDSHAVAWAFNIRGADVAHTPLPLSYALVPKDGRPTIFIDHRKLSNAARDHLEQSGDVREPEALTAELTALAQRGGKVALDAATAADALSRLIISAGGKVERGSDPVALLKAAKNPTEIAGTRSAHRRDAVALARFLAWIDREAPSGALTEIDTVEALETFRRETGALKDVSFPTIAGTGPNGAIVHYRVTRKSNRRIVRGDLLLIDSGAQYEDGTTDVTRTIAIGEPTAEMRDRFTRVLRGHIAIARAIFPDGTTGAQLDTLARQFLWQAGIDFEHGTGHGVGSYLSVHEGPARISKLGTTPLKRGMILSNEPGYYKADAYGIRIENLELVVAVDISGGEKPMNAFETLTLAPIDRRLIDVAMLSKNERDWLNAYHARVAAEVGPQLDDATKAWLDQATAPL, encoded by the coding sequence ATGTTCGAAGCCCACTTCCAGACTTTCGAGGAGCCCGAGACCGGCATCGCGCTGGCGTCGCGGCTCTCCGCCTTCCGCGAGGAATTGACCCGGCGCAAGCTGTCGGGCTTCGTCGTCCCGCGCGCCGACCAGCAGCAGAACGAATATGTCGCACCTTCCGAGGAGCGGCTGGCCTGGCTGACCGGCTTCACCGGCTCGGCGGGCCTGGCGATCGTGCTGGCGCACGAGGCGGCCCTCTTTGTCGACGGCCGCTACACGCTGCAGGCGGCAAAGCAGGTCGATACCAAGGCCTGGACGGTCGAGTCCCTGATCGATCCGCCGCCGGAGACCTGGTTGACGAAACATCTGAAGGCCGGTGACCGCCTCGGATTCGATCCCTGGCTGCACACATCGACGGCGGCCGAGCGGCTGGCGGCCGCCTGCGCCAAGGCCGGCGCCGAACTGGTTGCGGTGGACAGCAATCCGCTCGATTCGGTGTGGACCGAGCGCCCGCCGCCCCCGCTTGCCCCCGTCACCATCCATGGCGCGCAGTTTTCCGGTGAGACGGAGAAGGAAAAGCTGGCGCGCATCCACGCCGAGATCGCGCGGCTCGGCGTCGACGCGCTGGTGCTCTCGGACAGCCATGCCGTTGCCTGGGCCTTCAACATCCGCGGCGCCGATGTCGCCCATACCCCGCTGCCGCTCTCCTATGCGCTGGTGCCGAAGGACGGCCGCCCGACCATCTTCATCGACCATCGCAAGCTGTCGAACGCCGCGCGCGACCATCTCGAACAATCCGGCGACGTCCGCGAGCCGGAAGCGCTGACGGCCGAACTGACCGCGCTGGCGCAACGCGGCGGCAAGGTCGCGCTCGATGCCGCCACCGCCGCCGATGCGCTGAGCCGGCTGATCATTTCGGCCGGCGGCAAGGTGGAGCGCGGCAGCGATCCCGTCGCGCTGCTCAAGGCCGCCAAGAACCCCACCGAGATCGCGGGCACGCGCAGCGCGCACCGGCGCGACGCGGTGGCGCTGGCGCGCTTCCTCGCCTGGATCGACCGCGAGGCGCCCTCGGGCGCGCTGACCGAGATCGACACGGTGGAAGCGCTGGAGACGTTCCGCCGCGAGACCGGCGCGCTGAAGGACGTCTCGTTCCCCACCATCGCCGGCACCGGGCCGAACGGCGCCATCGTGCACTACCGCGTCACCCGCAAGAGCAACCGCCGCATCGTGCGCGGCGACCTGCTGCTGATCGATTCCGGCGCGCAATACGAGGACGGCACCACCGACGTCACCCGCACCATCGCGATCGGCGAGCCGACCGCGGAGATGCGCGACCGCTTCACCCGGGTGCTGCGTGGCCATATCGCGATCGCGCGCGCGATCTTCCCCGACGGCACCACCGGCGCGCAGCTCGACACGCTGGCGCGGCAGTTCCTCTGGCAGGCCGGTATCGACTTCGAGCACGGCACCGGCCACGGCGTCGGCAGCTATCTCTCGGTGCATGAAGGCCCGGCGCGGATCTCGAAGCTCGGCACCACGCCGCTGAAGCGCGGCATGATCCTGTCCAACGAGCCCGGCTACTACAAGGCCGACGCCTACGGCATCCGGATCGAGAACCTGGAGCTCGTCGTCGCAGTCGATATTTCGGGCGGCGAAAAACCGATGAATGCCTTCGAGACGCTGACGCTGGCGCCGATCGATCGCCGGCTGATCGATGTGGCGATGCTGAGCAAGAACGAACGCGACTGGCTCAACGCCTATCACGCCCGCGTGGCGGCCGAGGTCGGCCCGCAGCTCGACGACGCGACAAAGGCCTGGCTCGACCAGGCGACCGCGCCGCTCTGA
- a CDS encoding multidrug effflux MFS transporter, with protein MHGRVGKPPSAATAESSVAKSRVMLLMLVAMTGVAPISLYMLVPALPMLATTFGQGISVAQMTVSLYMVGIACSQLLMGPLSDRFGRRPVLLFGLGLMVAASIGCVFAETLPQLIAARFFQALGGATGMVVSRAIIRDLYDRDRIGSMISLVVAVMMIAQMLSPLTGGLIETAFGWRAIFYLITAASLSVSVLIALALPETRRVRLEGGGFRGDVGKLFRSRAFLGYMLCQVLASQIIFAFAGGGPYIVVNQMGRTSAEYGAWFATTGFAYLVGNLFCVRFAPRHSLEKLIWFGLALQLTGSLLNLIWSMTGANQAPLWLFGTQMIVMVANAFVMANSVAGAISIRPEAAGTASGAMGFLQQGVGALVSQFGAYLGGHFATTLPLTAAIFVLSLACASSMALLVPRRTVVVSAELMEQAEEEETRML; from the coding sequence ATGCACGGCAGGGTAGGCAAGCCGCCCTCGGCGGCGACCGCCGAGAGCAGCGTCGCGAAATCGCGCGTCATGCTCTTGATGCTGGTCGCCATGACCGGCGTCGCGCCGATCTCGCTCTACATGCTGGTTCCCGCGCTGCCGATGCTGGCGACGACGTTCGGGCAAGGCATCTCGGTCGCGCAGATGACGGTGTCGCTCTACATGGTCGGCATCGCCTGCTCGCAGCTCCTGATGGGCCCGCTGTCGGACCGCTTCGGCCGCCGCCCGGTGCTGCTCTTCGGGCTCGGCCTGATGGTCGCGGCCAGCATCGGCTGCGTCTTTGCCGAAACCCTGCCGCAGCTGATCGCGGCGCGCTTCTTCCAGGCGCTGGGCGGGGCGACCGGCATGGTGGTGAGCCGCGCCATTATCCGCGATCTCTACGACCGCGACCGCATCGGCTCGATGATCAGCCTCGTCGTCGCTGTCATGATGATCGCGCAGATGCTGAGCCCCTTGACCGGCGGCCTGATCGAGACCGCGTTCGGCTGGCGCGCGATCTTCTATCTGATCACGGCGGCATCGCTGTCGGTTTCCGTGCTGATCGCGCTGGCGCTGCCGGAGACGCGTCGTGTTCGCCTGGAGGGCGGCGGCTTCCGCGGCGATGTCGGCAAGCTTTTCAGGAGCCGTGCCTTCCTCGGCTACATGCTGTGCCAGGTGCTGGCCTCGCAGATCATCTTCGCCTTCGCCGGCGGCGGCCCTTATATCGTGGTCAACCAGATGGGCCGCACCAGCGCCGAATACGGCGCCTGGTTCGCCACCACGGGCTTCGCCTATCTGGTGGGCAACCTGTTTTGCGTGCGCTTCGCGCCACGGCATTCGCTGGAGAAGCTGATCTGGTTCGGGCTTGCGCTGCAACTGACCGGCAGCCTGTTGAACCTGATCTGGAGCATGACAGGGGCGAACCAGGCGCCGCTCTGGCTGTTCGGCACCCAGATGATCGTGATGGTCGCCAACGCGTTCGTGATGGCCAATTCGGTGGCCGGTGCGATCAGCATCCGTCCCGAAGCCGCCGGCACCGCCTCGGGCGCGATGGGGTTCCTGCAGCAGGGCGTCGGCGCGCTGGTGTCGCAGTTCGGCGCTTATCTCGGCGGCCACTTCGCGACCACCTTGCCGCTCACGGCAGCGATTTTCGTGCTCTCGCTCGCCTGCGCCTCCAGCATGGCCTTGCTGGTGCCGCGACGCACCGTCGTGGTCAGCGCGGAGCTGATGGAGCAGGCGGAAGAGGAAGAGACGAGGATGCTGTGA